In the Oryzias latipes chromosome 9, ASM223467v1 genome, one interval contains:
- the ddhd2 gene encoding phospholipase DDHD2, which translates to MSSSPNDQGGLSQAASNENTQDLFGKPTQPGAKANTPEEQPSRLLDEASPSSTSSYEMVDEESVPDPYKDVQPHWYFCCRADDSTSWLPFSREDSDKLENTYTTGNQDEEVVIAVDGERYDVHVKERKRYAVYWEQAPTEVRRCTWFYKGDKDTRFMPYPEDFSKMLEEAFKEAVTSDQWKKKIDFPTGETVIIHNPKLIMQYQPIGLQDDWISSPSEQTRPRTVKRGVDSIPIDIPDGEPDKVDHLVFMVHGIGPACDLRFRSIIQCVNDFRSASLSLLASHYKRAQQDGLVGRVEFLPVNWHSALHGDATGVDEDIQRITLPSISRLRHFTNDTLLDLFFYNSPTYCQTIVDTVASEINRLYALFKQRHPDFNRAVSLVGHSLGSLILFDLLTNQKTESKVPSGDPSSLSSNTLEQILTKLDLKQYLDILKSENLDLESLSLCKDSDLKDLGIPLGPRKKILNYIKRRWLPEECKAAATLQMQDPQIPGHDADELAGLSSEQSRFYRAQAVTSAVDYEYFDVGIGQNNGGIAKGQVSIDYPQLAFQPQAFFAFGSPIGMFLTVRGLKRIDPNYTFPTCKSFYNIYHPYDPVAYRIEPMIVSEVDLEPMLIPHHKGRKRMHLELKDSLTRMSMDLKNNVLGSLRTAWQSFARIPVAALPSVEEGETSADANPQEAQASAADSNADANKGDRNADIWSKILEWPGAIHTHYLKGVCVEAESSMNAEQTENSEIKMGMLNGGRRIDYVLQEKPIESFNEYLFAIQSHLCYWESEDTALLLLKEIYDKLGVAFEQPQQ; encoded by the exons ATGTCATCCAGTCCAAATGATCAGGGGGGTCTGTCCCAGGCGGCCTCTAATGAAAACACCCAAGACCTGTTTGGCAAGCCCACTCAGCCAGGGGCCAAAGCCAACACACCAGAAGAGCAG CCCTCACGCTTGCTAGATGAGGCCTCTCCTTCATCCACATCTTCTTATGAGATGGTTGACGAGGAGTCGGTTCCAGACCCGTACAAAGACGTGCAGCCTCACTGGTATTTCTGTTGTCGGGCTGATGACAGCACATCCTGGCTCCCTTTCAGCAGAGAGGACTCTGACAAACTAGAAAACACATACACCACTG GAAATCAGGACGAGGAAGTCGTAATTGCTGTGGATGGGGAGCGGTACGATGTACATGTCAAAGAGAGAAAGCGCTATGCCGTGTATTGGGAGCAGGCTCCCACTGAGGTCCGCCGCTGTACTTGGTTCTACAAAGGGGATAAGGATACTCGGTTCATGCCATACCCTGAGGACTTCAGCAAAATGCTGGAG GAAGCATTTAAAGAAGCAGTGACTTCAGACCAGTGGAAGAAGAAAATTGACTTTCCTACAGGGGAGACGGTCATCATACACAACCCTAAA CTCATAATGCAGTATCAGCCAATCGGATTGCAGGACGACTGGATTTCCTCTCCGTCAGAGCAGACTCGACCTCGCACCGTCAAGAGGGGAGTTGATAGTATCCCTATTGACATACCTGATG ggGAGCCTGATAAGGTGGATCATCTTGTTTTCATGGTGCACGGCATTGGCCCTGCTTGTGACTTGCGTTTTAGGTCCATCATACAATGTG taAATGACTTTAGGAGCGCCTCGCTGTCCCTCCTTGCGTCCCATTACAAGCGAGCGCAGCAGGACGGGCTGGTGGGCCGGGTGGAGTTTCTACCTGTCAACTGGCACAGTGCTCTACATGGGGATGCCACCGGTGTAGATGA ggaCATTCAGAGGATCACTTTACCCAGCATCAGCAGGCTAAGGCATTTCACCAACGACACACTATTAGACCTATTTTTCTACAACAGCCCAACCTACTGCCAGACCATAGTAGACACAGTGGCCTCAGAAATCAACAGGCTTTATGCCCTCTTTAAGCAGAGGCACCCGGACTTCAACAGGGCTGTTTCTCTCGTGGGCCATAGCCTAG GTTCTCTGATCCTGTTTGACCTTCTAACAAATCAAAAGACGGAatcaaaa GTACCATCAGGGGATCCTTCTTCTCTAAGCAGTAATACTCTGGAGCAGATTTTAACCAAACTGGACCTAAAGCAATACCTGGACATACTTAAATCAGAAAACCTTGACCTGGAATCACTG AGTCTCTGCAAAGACAGCGATCTTAAAGATTTGGGAATTCCTCTGGGACCCCGGAAGAAAATCTTAAACTACATCAAGAGAAGGTGGCTCCCAGAG GAGTGCAAGGCAGCAGCAACACTGCAGATGCAAGATCCCCAGATTCCAGGTCACGACGCTGACGAGCTTGCAGGATTGTCGTCTGAGCAGTCCCGTTTCTACAGAGCGCAGGCTGTCACCAGCGCCGTGGACTATGAATACTTCGATGTCGGCATTGGACAG AACAATGGAGGCATAGCCAAGGGACAG GTCTCCATTGATTACCCGCAATTAGCATTCCAACCTCAGgccttttttgcttttggctcCCCAATTGGAATGTTCCTGACGGTTCGTGGACTCAAGCGCATTGATCCAAACTACACTTTCCCCACATGCAAGAGCTTTTACAACATCTACCATCCA TACGATCCTGTTGCATATCGGATTGAACCCATGATCGTCTCAGAGGTGGATCTGGAGCCTATGCTAATCCCTCACCACAAAGGCAGAAAGAGAATGCATCTGG AACTGAAAGACAGTTTGACTCGAATGAGTATGGATCTGAAGAATAATGTACTGGGATCCCTACGAACAGCGTGGCAGTCGTTTGCCAGAATACCTGTTGCCGCGCTGCCTTCTGTGGAAGAAGGAGAAACATCCGCTGATGCAAACCCCCAAGAGGCACAGG CTTCAGCAGCAGATAGTAATGCTGATGCTAACAAAGGAGACAGAAATGCTGatatttggagtaaaatactggaGTGGCCCGGGGCCATTCATACGCATTACTTAAAAG GCGTCTGTGTGGAGGCAGAGTCCTCCATGAACGCAGAGCAGACAGAGAATTCTGAGATCAAAATGGGGATGCTGAATGGAGGACGAAGGATCGATTATGTGCTTCAAGAAAAACCCATAGAGAGCTTTAATGAATACTTGTTTGCTATCCAGTCTCATCTGTGTTACTG ggaATCTGAAGATACAGctcttctgctgctgaaggagaTTTATGACAAGCTAGGTGTGGCTTTTGAACAGCCACAACAATAA
- the LOC101160740 gene encoding clustered mitochondria protein homolog, producing the protein MKDKLRRGGGRNQVKTDVLSQSSGNNSVAVKKDDETSFPVKIQGAGVEPFELQVNGFWLVQDAILNVLSRNEVCPRSNLSLALAGQTLDPLAELQSLKGLKAGVSMRLVEEPYTYHSARLHLARVVELLRAPGPQDALREGRSPSVLEAVTQTQAPDAALPNGKNQKRTVTNSKSEVSSQDGSPPEYLLPGSSERPLMALLPHSSQTEVPSYLKDLSLSCWNPPPGHRKLQGDFMYITVFTVEGRRCDITSCVKGFFLNRSTEDAFDPRPAQSSVVYHCLTDLLCHISPAFKQTFTTLKTRPQQPAVEVTPTPYHTLSWLGPPCASRAHKNSYSRLGLDEQAATQAPDWNEELQGARDLPQGSLEERVQRDRSVLQVNGAFVRAVMQGAETIIDGFVEPVNGNPEDPAFLWGGLFMSQGAGGGMFGNERGRRAAQRLELKGVQAYSDLEGLQGLHTLPTAIVDYRGVRLSAQGLAPGLEGSEQGEESNAASRGLLYGVNAGPQESPHRRKLLALLAHSAKSLSLQRHVVLTPNGHKVPLFTAADAQGLLGADGRFYLLDVFRTFPADANFCPETESHTPTEDENTNKSCEQELEKNGCQKEGFPRNYCASSGLPRSFPHRLCRLRPELVQAFIQHKHSQFTQLVREKLDENGGFENCALASDSRSTDAMRAACQEVGSLSDIIFEMRFNPNVFSPGIAFPPSEKASINLQERLLREAAAFIITDQIPAFIQCCLQSREAPMDGASLKHALHQKGINVRYLGHVSKSIIQSEHKERLRHIMRSVMGDIFICSARRVFNTFLQGVDVPSFSAAVSHFLNCLLVPNFSASFVGEETKKKSRRRGRTAGSSETTPWSLLTGAELWNLVCQDAAETYDVSDSLGSGPSHLVEHFGLQKLSLLRDFCLKTGLQLRLRDYFLETQSKAPISPDDILNIFPVVKHIHMPTEDAVKAFRAAQNFLQKGLLEQAHEKLKEAAYLYGRVCDDLHPDACFCNSILAKVTFLQGKSAEARSVQLKAVVMSERVLGFDHPNTIQQYALLGVYAYAGGETALAQRCFFRARLLILTIHGEDHPYTATVDSCLGLMLTEDPTGQFLKNALRLNISFFGLKDFNTALTQHLLAQWMCRKGDYRSAMTHEKEALTAFTSLFGEDHPQTCCSKEFLSTITKQAVKVERTLRQAGADCTEQTIECLNPTTETILEQMVLVTGIRRISRSDRFNEFKQKHLERKVAAAKELGIKLITGSAITDLINAREGISNRETGNWKEVQDGRHKAEENGGEIQEQQPAEDQSKTAATVSAHSCEEKAAEQSKDEGESSTEAVAVDAKKEKNDEEHGAMNGAVDSPVSPSSLKSKLTWADIVGSKAVNGTGSKTVNGADSVAVSGAAKE; encoded by the exons ATGAAGGACAAACTTAGACGAGGAGGTGGGAGAAATCAAGTTAAGACTG ATGTACTCAGCCAGTCTAGTGGCAATAATTCAGTTGCCGTCAAGAAAGATGACGAGACATCCTTTCCTGTAAAAATCCAGGGAGCCGGGGTGGAGCCATTTGAACTGCAG GTTAATGGCTTTTGGCTTGTTCAAGATGCAATATTGAACGTGCTTTCGAGAAATGAGGTCTGTCCACGTTCCAACTTGTCTCTGGCTCTAGCTGGTCAGACTCTGGATCCCCTTGCAGAGCTGCAGAGCCTCAAGGGTCTGAAAGCAGGGGTCAGCATGCGCCTCGTAGAAG AGCCGTACACTTACCACTCAGCCAGACTGCATCTGGCCCGTGTTGTGGAGCTGCTGAGAGCCCCTGGCCCTCAGGATGCTTTAAGGGAAGGACGCTCACCAAGCGTCCTGGAAGCAGTCACGCAAACACAAGCTCCCG ATGCTGCCTTACCAAACGGAAAAAACCAGAAGCGTACTGTTACCAATTCAAAATCAGAAGTAAGCAGCCAGGATGGAAGTCCACCTGAGTACCTCCTCCCTGGCTCCTCGGAGAGGCCGCTCATGGCTCTACTGCCTCACAGCTCCCAGACAGAG GTCCCCAGTTACCTGAAAGACTTATCTCTCAGTTGCTGGAACCCACCTCCAGGACACAGGAAGCTGCAGGGAGACTTCATGTACATCACAGTGTTTACAGTGGAGGGACGACGTTGTGACATCACGTCCTGTGTAAAAGGTTTCTTCCTCAACAG ATCCACTGAAGATGCATTTGATCCACGCCCTGCACAGTCTTCTGTAGTTTACCACTGCCTCACAGACCTGCTCTGTCACATCAGTCCTGctttcaaacaaacatttaccaCCCTCAAAACCAG GCCTCAGCAACCAGCAGTGGAGGTGACTCCCACTCCTTACCACACTCTGAGCTGGCTCGGACCTCCCTGTGCCTCTCGGGCCCACAAAAACTCCTACAGTAGGCTGGGTTTGGATGAACAGGCAGCAACGCAG GCTCCAGATTGGAATGAGGAGTTACAAGGGGCCAGAGATCTTCCTCAGGGAAGTCTGGAGGAGAGGGTGCAGAGAGACCGATCTGTTCTACAG GTTAACGGGGCATTTGTGAGGGCTGTCATGCAAGGAGCAGAAACCATCATAGATGGGTTTGTTGAACCAGTGAATGGAAACCCAGAGGACCCAGCTTTCCTATGGGGTGGCCTGTTCATGAGCCAAGGGGCAGGCGGTGGGATGTTTGGCAATGAAAGGGGTCGCAG GGCAGCTCAGAGACTGGAGCTAAAAGGCGTTCAGGCTTACAGTGACTTGGAGGGGCTGCAGGGACTGCACACTCTACCTACAGCCATCGTGGACTACAGAGGAGTGCGACTGTCTGCTCAAGGTCTGGCGCCTGGCTTAGAAGGCTCGGAACAGGGAGAGGAATCCAATGCTGCTTCAAG AGGTTTGCTTTATGGGGTGAATGCAGGACCCCAGGAGTCCCCCCATCGCAGAAAGCTGCTTGCCCTCTTGGCCCATTCAGCCAAATCGCTTTCCCTCCAGAGACACGTTGTTCTAACACCTAATGGTCATAAAGTACCGCTCTTCACTGCCGCGGATGCTCAGGGGCTTCTGGGAGCTGACGGGCGGTTCTACTTACTAGACGTGTTTCGGACCTTTCCTGCTGATGCTAACTTTTGTCCAGAGACGGAAAGCCACACACCTACTGAAGatgaaaatacaaacaaaagctGTGAACAAGAGCTGGAGAAAAATGGCTGTCAAAAAGAGGGCTTTCCGAGGAATTACTGTGCCTCTTCTGGGCTTCCAAGAAGCTTTCCTCACCGCCTTTGCAGGCTGAGACCGGAGTTGGTGCAGGCTTTCATCCAGCACAA ACACTCCCAATTCACGCAGCTTGTCAGAGAAAAGCTGGATGAGAATGGAGGTTTTGAAAACTGCGCACTAGCAt CTGACTCACGGTCCACTGATGCCATGCGAGCCGCATGTCAGGAAGTGGGGTCACTTAGTGACATCATCTTTGAGATGCGCTTCAACCCAAATGTTTTTTCACCAG GAATAGCTTTTCCTCCAAGTGAAAAGGCATCAATAAATCTGCAGGAAAGGTTGCTGAGGGAAGCTGCAGCTTTCATCATCACAGATCAAATCCCAGCCTTT ATACAATGTTGCTTGCAAAGCAGAGAAGCACCAATGGACGGAGCATCTCTTAAACATGCGCTGCACCAGAAAGGCATCAATGTCCGATACTTGGGGCACGTGAGCAAGTCCATCATCCAGTCAGAACACAAGGAGCGACTCAGGCATATAATG AGGTCAGTTATGGGAGACATTTTCATCTGCTCAGCCAGAAGAGTATTCAACACTTTCCTTCAG GGTGTGGACGTACCAAGTTTCTCTGCAGCAGTCAGCCACTTCCTCAACTGCCTGTTAGTCCCAAACTTCTCAGCCTCTTTTGTTGGAGAGGAAACCAAGAAAAAGTCGAGGCGGCGCGGCCGCACTGCTGGATCTTCTGAAACCACACCCTGGAGCCTGCTGACAGGTGCTGAGCTGTGGAATCTGGTCTGCCAGGATGCAGCTGAAACATACGACGTCTCTGACAGCCTTGG CTCTGGTCCAAGCCACCTGGTGGAACACTTTGGCCTTCAAAAACTCTCTTTGCTCAGAGACTTCTGCTTGAAGACTGGACTGCAG TTGAGACTCAGAGACTACTTCCTGGAAACTCAAAGCAAAGCCCCCATCAGTCCAGACGACATTCTGAACATCTTCCCTGTGGTCAAACACATTCACATGCCGACTGAGGACGCCGTAAAGGCCTTTCGTGCCGCACAGAACTTCCTTCAGAAAG GTCTGCTGGAACAGGCCCATGAGAAGTTGAAGGAAGCAGCATACCTCTATGGTAGGGTGTGTGATGACCTCCACCCTGATGCCTGTTTCTGCAACAGCATTTTGGCAAAGGTGACCTTCCTGCAGGGGAAATCAGCAGAA GCTCGGAGCGTGCAGCTGAAAGCAGTGGTCATGAGTGAAAGAGTACTAGGCTTTGACCATCCCAACACCATTCAGCAATAT GCCCTCCTGGGAGTGTATGCATATGCTGGAGGGGAAACAGCCCTGGCTCAGAGATGCTTCTTCAGAGCTCGTCTACTCATCCTCACAATCCACGGTGAAGACCACCCATACACTGCAACTGTGGAT AGCTGTCTCGGCCTGATGCTGACTGAAGATCCAACCGGGCAGTTCCTAAAGAATGCGCTGAGACTCAACATTTCCTTCTTTGGCCTCAAAGATTTTAACACTGCTCTCAC TCAGCATCTGCTAGCTCAGTGGATGTGCAGGAAGGGTGACTACAGAAGTGCCATGACCCACGAGAAAGAAGCACTCACGGCCTTCACTTCACTG tttggCGAGGACCATCCACAGACTTGCTGCAGCAAAGAGTTTCTAAGCACCATAACCAAGCAGGCGGTGAAGGTGGAGCGCACTCTCAGACAGGCAGGAGCTGACTGCACCGAGCAAACCATTGAG TGCTTGAACCCAACAACTGAAACAATTCTGGAGCAGATGGTTCTGGTCACAGGAATCAGAAGAATTTCACGCAG tgacAGGTTCAATGAATTCAAGCAGAAGCACCTGGAACGGAAGGTAGCAGCAGCCAAAGAACTGGGAATCAAACTGATTACCGGCTCTGCCATTACAGACCTCATTAACGCAAGAGAAGGAATTTCAAATAGGGAAACAGGAAACTGGAAGGAGGTTCAGGATGGGAGACACAAAGCCGAGGAAAACGGGGGAGAAATCCAGGAGCAGCAGCCTGCGGAAGACCAATCTAAGACTGCAGCTACCGTATCAGCTCATAGCTGTGAGGAAAAGGCCGCTGAGCAGAGCAAAGATGAGGGAGAAAGTAGCACAGAGGCTGTAGCTGTTGATGccaagaaagagaaaaatgatGAGGAACATGGTGCAATGAATGGAGCTGTGGACAGCCCTGTCAGCCCATCCAGCCTTAAGAGTAAACTGACATGGGCAGATATCGTTGGTTCAAAAGCAGTCAATGGAACAGGAAGTAAAACGGTAAACGGAGCAGACAGTGTCGCTGTCAGTGGAGCGGCTAAAGAGTGA
- the srrd gene encoding SRR1-like protein, translating to MSESEWQVARRRKGQTRKFKSHVPLSSTSVQEDQLDVEKVVRRIRTTVTELRCEEFWHKWKDELLMASTASASAEKDVTEEHLKNTGDQLECVCYGLGSFSSCTAARYQLAMLLLLLEVLQVSLRDCLVYDPIFSSGEQDVLRELGMTVLTENEEGKRLVTKPTLFYLMHCGKALYNNLLWKNWSLRGLYQLVIIGNSFNGMRERTVERVFKQEYSYISKAVDLCEEKMLPCPSHMIDVFSDTAVIAFPPHILHKVPQTNWAESPEPEYRDRQDLEIILKETQS from the exons atgtctgaaagtgAGTGGCAGGTCGCTCGGCGTCGAAAAGGGCAAACAAGGAAGTTTAAATCTCATGTGCCTTTAAGTTCCACCAGCGTCCAAGAAGACCAGCTTGATGTCGAGAAAGTTGTCAGACGGATCAGGACCACTgt GACTGAGTTGAGATGCGAAGagttttggcacaaatggaaag ATGAGCTGCTGATGGCATCCACAGCATCAGCATCTGCAGAGAAGGACGTCACTGAGGAGCATCTGAAGAACACAGGTGATCAGCtggagtgtgtgtgttatgGCCTTGGCTCCTTTTCTTCTTGCACTGCAGCCCGGTATCAGCTTGCcatgctgcttctgctgctggaaGTATTACAG gTTTCCTTAAGGGATTGCTTGGTTTATGATCCCATATTCTCCTCTGGAGAGCAGGATGTCTTGAGGGAGCTGGGAATGACTGTACTCACAGAAAACGAG GAGGGGAAGCGTCTGGTGACCAAGCCCACTCTTTTTTATCTCATGCACTGTGGGAAGGCTCTGTACAACAACCTACTGTGGAAAAACTGGAGCTTACGGGGATTATACCAGCTTGTAATCATTGGAAACAGCTTCAATGGTATGAGGGAAAG AACGGTGGAAAGAGTGTTCAAACAGGAATACAGCTACATCAGTAAAGCTGTGGACCTCTGTGAGGAAAAAATGCTGCCTTGTCCTTCTCACATGATAGATGTCTTCAGTGATACGGCAGTCATTGCTTTTCCTCCCCACATCTTACACAAAGTGCCACAGACTAACTGGGCTGAGTCACCTGAACCTGAATACAGAGACCGCCAGGATTTGGAGATAATCCTGAAGGAAACTCAGAGCTGA